From Ignavibacteria bacterium, one genomic window encodes:
- a CDS encoding acetyl-CoA carboxylase carboxyltransferase subunit beta, which produces MAWFLRKNKNITTEQQLREMPDGLWTKCPECATIIYRKELEENAYTCPTCDSHFRIGSSKYVDVLIDRGTWVETDRQVRSADPLEFVDTRPYKARLKEAYSRTDLPDAVTTGTGAIHGVPVAFGCMNFGFIGGSMGSVVGEKFVRAGRRALEQKMPFVFISASGGARMQEAALSLMQMAKTSAFLSELGEAGLPYISILTDPTTGGVSASYAMLGDVIIAEPKALIGFAGPRVIEQTIRRKLPEGFQRSEFLLEHGFVDLVTHRKELKRQLATVLTHLMSGGTVRG; this is translated from the coding sequence ATGGCATGGTTCCTCAGAAAAAACAAAAACATCACAACGGAGCAGCAGCTTCGTGAGATGCCCGACGGACTCTGGACGAAGTGTCCGGAGTGCGCAACCATTATCTACCGCAAAGAGCTTGAAGAGAACGCCTACACGTGTCCTACGTGTGACAGTCACTTCCGCATTGGTAGCAGCAAGTATGTGGATGTGCTTATCGACCGGGGGACGTGGGTAGAGACCGACCGTCAGGTCCGTTCTGCCGACCCCTTGGAGTTCGTAGACACACGTCCGTACAAGGCCCGACTCAAAGAAGCCTACTCGCGCACGGACCTGCCCGATGCCGTTACAACCGGCACCGGTGCCATCCACGGCGTACCCGTTGCTTTTGGTTGTATGAACTTCGGCTTCATCGGCGGCTCCATGGGATCCGTGGTGGGCGAGAAATTCGTCAGAGCCGGTCGCCGCGCCCTCGAACAAAAGATGCCCTTTGTCTTCATCTCCGCTTCCGGTGGCGCCCGCATGCAAGAGGCCGCCCTCTCCCTCATGCAGATGGCAAAGACCAGCGCCTTCCTCTCCGAACTCGGCGAGGCAGGCCTCCCATACATCTCCATCCTGACAGATCCCACTACAGGGGGCGTATCAGCCTCCTATGCAATGCTGGGTGACGTGATCATCGCCGAACCCAAGGCCCTCATCGGCTTTGCAGGCCCGCGCGTGATCGAACAGACCATCCGCCGCAAACTCCCCGAAGGTTTCCAACGCTCCGAGTTCCTCCTCGAACACGGCTTCGTTGATCTCGTTACCCACCGCAAAGAACTCAAACGCCAGCTCGCCACCGTGCTCACGCACTTGATGAGCGGCGGGACAGTGCGGGGGTAG
- a CDS encoding T9SS type A sorting domain-containing protein: MKRVVMIAIGILALLVQVYESRAQETLPRLGERKWTITPPNMRGTGSVAYARNADLFFVGTKHGFVLVVDTKQGRITDTINMRDYPSVWDKIKGLSQQRVVNIGTTYDGSLVAFRSGDIANVGTVMIEYPSKRLLDSAERGLGFYDHYPPQGLVLSSKGRFLAMDYGVVIDRQTGKTWKTTQRAQFGWMCFDEAETMLAYRTDSIINGVTFDGFVVIQPLADTGIAPVNTGLYGFPAFSDDGSKLMTSGGTGSVSEPRVSLESKAVVMDLASREILWELRSNGEPDFGFFAWSPDVKTYFGIRSSSWLPDNERNRLCKWNVGETEPHAIVDETRIASDKLPTFNNEMTEFFVASQSEIFAVDLTQTPTNIAHESASSKPDLIYPNPASGSTTVSCSSTSQAVAWSIYTISGANVAQGTLDVNTDNENNTYNIQLPPGLAPSVYILVLQNADGVKTCAYRVMTL; the protein is encoded by the coding sequence ATGAAACGCGTAGTAATGATCGCCATAGGCATCCTGGCCCTGCTTGTGCAGGTCTATGAGTCAAGAGCCCAAGAGACGCTTCCGCGTCTTGGCGAGCGCAAGTGGACGATCACACCTCCAAACATGCGGGGTACGGGAAGTGTTGCCTATGCGCGCAACGCTGATCTCTTCTTCGTTGGAACAAAACACGGCTTTGTGCTTGTGGTCGACACTAAACAAGGCAGGATCACCGACACCATCAATATGCGGGACTACCCATCAGTGTGGGACAAGATCAAGGGTCTAAGCCAGCAAAGAGTAGTTAACATTGGGACTACCTATGATGGGAGTTTAGTAGCATTTCGAAGCGGCGACATCGCTAACGTAGGAACGGTTATGATAGAGTATCCATCAAAGCGTCTGTTAGACTCTGCGGAGAGAGGTCTTGGATTCTACGACCATTATCCCCCACAGGGCCTTGTACTCTCCTCCAAAGGCAGGTTCCTCGCGATGGACTATGGGGTCGTCATCGACCGTCAAACCGGTAAAACGTGGAAGACGACTCAACGAGCTCAGTTTGGGTGGATGTGCTTTGACGAGGCCGAGACTATGCTGGCCTACAGAACGGATTCAATTATAAATGGGGTCACCTTTGATGGCTTTGTTGTCATCCAGCCATTGGCTGACACCGGTATTGCGCCTGTTAACACTGGCTTGTATGGATTCCCGGCGTTCTCGGATGACGGCAGTAAACTCATGACATCCGGTGGCACCGGTAGCGTGTCTGAACCGCGCGTGTCTCTTGAATCCAAGGCTGTCGTTATGGATTTGGCCTCTCGAGAGATTCTTTGGGAACTCAGAAGTAACGGCGAACCAGATTTCGGATTTTTTGCATGGAGTCCCGATGTCAAGACGTATTTCGGCATCCGATCTTCATCGTGGCTTCCAGATAATGAGCGCAATAGACTTTGCAAATGGAATGTCGGTGAAACAGAGCCACATGCAATCGTGGACGAGACAAGAATCGCATCTGATAAACTACCGACGTTCAACAATGAAATGACTGAGTTCTTTGTAGCATCTCAATCAGAAATATTTGCCGTCGACCTCACGCAGACCCCCACGAACATCGCTCATGAATCAGCGTCATCGAAACCAGATCTCATCTACCCCAACCCAGCATCAGGTTCGACAACCGTCTCATGCTCATCAACATCACAAGCTGTTGCATGGAGCATCTATACCATCAGCGGCGCGAACGTTGCGCAAGGAACACTTGATGTCAACACCGACAACGAGAACAACACCTACAACATCCAGCTTCCGCCGGGTCTTGCACCAAGCGTCTACATCCTCGTACTCCAGAATGCTGATGGTGTGAAGACCTGTGCATATCGGGTTATGACGTTGTGA